Proteins encoded together in one Paracoccus sp. SMMA_5_TC window:
- a CDS encoding glycosyltransferase — MTAPILIAMATFNGARFLRPQLDSIAAQTLPGWRLLISDDGSTDGTRGVIEAFARTREPGQVTLIDGPRRGATRNFLHLTAQVPAGHWLAYADQDDVWYPQRLQRGAEFLARQQGPAIFAARTTICDHDLRPLTPAPHFPGPFGFRNALIQACLPGNTILANAEAVALMQRAVPAAAAAGIVSHDWWAYQVLSGAGARLHRDAAQLVYYRQHDDNVMGRNDTARARAHRAARLLDGQFAQWLARNQRALEPVADLLLPENRRLLADFGRLLNSPGLSAAVRMLKMGLYRQSRPGTAAVLAAAGLGRLRTRHDDSRRDNPPG, encoded by the coding sequence ATGACTGCACCGATCCTGATTGCCATGGCCACCTTCAATGGCGCGCGCTTTCTGCGCCCCCAGCTTGACAGCATCGCCGCCCAGACGCTGCCGGGCTGGCGGCTGCTGATATCGGACGACGGCTCAACCGATGGCACGCGCGGAGTGATCGAGGCCTTCGCCCGCACGCGCGAGCCCGGCCAGGTCACGCTGATCGACGGGCCGCGCCGTGGCGCCACGCGCAACTTCCTGCACCTGACGGCGCAGGTGCCCGCAGGTCACTGGCTGGCCTATGCCGATCAGGATGACGTCTGGTATCCTCAACGGTTGCAACGCGGGGCCGAGTTTCTGGCCCGCCAACAGGGGCCCGCGATCTTTGCCGCGCGCACCACCATCTGCGACCATGATCTGCGCCCCCTGACACCGGCACCGCATTTCCCGGGGCCTTTCGGGTTTCGCAATGCGCTGATCCAGGCCTGTCTGCCTGGGAACACCATCCTGGCGAATGCCGAGGCGGTGGCGCTGATGCAGCGGGCAGTGCCGGCGGCGGCAGCAGCAGGCATCGTGTCCCATGACTGGTGGGCGTATCAGGTTCTGTCCGGGGCTGGGGCGCGGCTGCATCGCGATGCCGCGCAACTGGTCTATTACCGTCAGCACGACGACAATGTCATGGGCCGCAACGACACCGCACGCGCGCGCGCGCATCGCGCGGCCCGCCTGCTGGACGGCCAGTTCGCGCAATGGCTGGCGCGCAATCAACGCGCACTGGAACCGGTCGCCGACCTGCTGCTGCCCGAAAACCGTCGTCTGCTGGCGGATTTCGGCCGGCTGCTGAACAGCCCGGGGCTGTCAGCCGCTGTCAGGATGCTGAAAATGGGGCTCTACCGGCAAAGCCGCCCGGGCACCGCGGCGGTCCTGGCCGCCGCAGGGCTGGGCAGGCTGCGGACAAGGCATGATGATTCCCGGCGGGACAATCCCCCGGGATGA
- the rfbA gene encoding glucose-1-phosphate thymidylyltransferase RfbA: MTDDTPVPARKGIILAGGSGTRLYPITMGVSKQLLPIYDKPMIYYPISVLMLAGIREIAIITTPDDQQQFQRLLGDGGQWGLRFEYLVQPSPDGLAQAYLLAEAFLDGAPSAMVLGDNIFFGHGLPLLLEVADRRRQGGTVFGYRVADPERYGVVGFDDQGQVRTIIEKPQNPPSDYAVTGLYFLDATAPARAREVKPSARGELEITTLLESYLHDGTLTVERMGRGFAWLDTGTHASLLDAGNFVRTLEERQGLQTGCPEEIAYNLGWIDADMLRERAARFAKNEYGRYLLRLLPRA; this comes from the coding sequence ATGACCGATGACACGCCCGTTCCCGCACGCAAGGGCATCATTCTGGCCGGAGGCTCGGGGACGCGGCTTTACCCGATCACCATGGGCGTGTCCAAGCAGCTGCTGCCGATCTATGACAAGCCGATGATCTATTACCCGATCTCGGTGCTGATGCTGGCGGGGATTCGCGAGATCGCCATCATCACCACGCCCGACGATCAGCAGCAGTTCCAGCGGCTGCTGGGTGACGGGGGGCAATGGGGGCTGCGCTTCGAATATCTGGTGCAGCCTTCGCCCGACGGGCTGGCCCAGGCCTATCTGCTGGCCGAGGCGTTTCTGGACGGGGCGCCATCGGCCATGGTTCTGGGCGACAACATCTTTTTCGGCCACGGCCTGCCCCTTCTGCTGGAGGTGGCTGATCGCCGGCGCCAAGGCGGCACCGTTTTCGGCTATCGCGTCGCCGATCCCGAACGCTATGGCGTGGTCGGGTTCGACGATCAGGGCCAGGTCCGCACCATCATCGAGAAACCGCAGAATCCTCCGTCGGATTACGCCGTCACGGGACTTTATTTCCTGGATGCCACCGCGCCAGCGCGCGCGCGCGAGGTCAAGCCCTCGGCCCGGGGCGAATTGGAGATCACCACCCTGCTGGAAAGCTATCTGCACGATGGCACCCTGACGGTGGAACGCATGGGCCGCGGATTTGCCTGGCTGGATACCGGAACCCACGCCAGCCTGCTGGACGCGGGAAACTTCGTCCGCACGCTCGAGGAACGGCAGGGCCTGCAGACCGGCTGCCCCGAGGAAATCGCCTACAATCTGGGCTGGATCGACGCCGACATGCTGCGCGAGCGGGCTGCACGATTCGCCAAGAACGAATATGGGCGCTATCTGCTGCGGCTGCTGCCCAGGGCGTGA